GGAGATGACCCTCTCGGCCTGCAACGAGGAGGCCCTGCGGAATCTGCAGACGATGGAATTCGAGAACACCGTCGGCGACTGGATCGAAGGACATCGGCCCGAGCTGGGGTTCGCCTTTTCCATGGCCTACGGCAACGTGAAGTCTTTCGACCGAGGCCAGGCCATGGCCTCTCTCGCTCTGTGCGAAAGCCTTTTCCGGGAGATCAACCGTTTCTTTCGGGCCGGAACGATCGTCTGTTTCCCCACGACGCCGACCGTGGCGCCCCTCAGGGACTCTCTCGATAGGCCTCAATCCGTCTGGGATTTCTACGGCCGGACGATGACGACCACGTCTTTTTCAGGAACGGGGCGCCTGCCCGAGATAGCGGCGCCGCTCCTGTCCGTCGACGGATGCCCCGTCGGACTCTCCTTCGCCGCCGCCCATTACGAGGACGCCTTCCTCCTGAAGGCCCTCGGCGACCTTCTGAGCGTTTGATTCCGTCGAGAGCGACAAGGGGGTTCCCATGGGAACCCCCTTGTCGCTCTCGGGCCTTCCGGTGCACATCCCGCTCCCCGAAGAAGGTCCACAAGACACGAACGGTCGCCCTCCCCCACTCCCCCTGGGAGAAAGGACGGAAGAATGGGGCAACGGGAACCCGGACGGCACCGGATCTTACGTTCCAGCCGACCCGGAAGGGGCCTGCCCCTCTGTGCCCCTTACTTCCAGGCAGAATCGCCTCTCACTTCGCGCAGGCGGAGGAGAAAGGGGGGAAGGTGCCCTTCGATCCAGAGGGAAAGGGCCTTGCGCCTGCGGTGATACCAGAGCCCGCAGGCCATGACGGCGAGGCCGAAAAGGACGAGAACGAGAGGAAAGTAGAGGACGTCCTCGAAGACGGACCAGGCCAGATGGCCCAGATAGCCGAAAAAGCCAAGACCGCCCAGGATGAGATAGATCGATCGGTCCAGGGCCGCCGAGAGGGCGATGAGGCCCAGGTTGATCGATCCGTAGAGGAAACGCCTCAGTTCCGTCCTGCCATCGAGAAGGGAGAGGCCGCCCCAGAAGGCCACGGCACCGACGAGGTGGAGCCAGAAGCCGTACTCGGGATCCTCTCTCTTCCGCCTCAGATCCCAGAGGAAGGCAAGAGCCATCAGCGCCAGTCCGAAAAGCAGAGAGGTCATCCTGTGATCCCTCTTCAGCAGGGACGACAGGTCCATCGTCAGATACCAGAGGGCCAGGGACAAAGGAGCGGCGAGGAAGGAGAACCGGACCCCTCGGATGACCGCCAGGGCGACGGCGATGGTCGAAAGCTCCATGACGCACCAGCCCGACCGGACCCAGTGGAGGAAGCTGTCGTACTCCCCCGGCGGGGTGCCCGTCCAGAGCCCCGTAGCCTTCTGGACGCCGTAGGCGAAAAGGGGAGTCAGACAGAGAGCCAGGGAAAAGAGAAGCCCTCCCAGGACGCGCGTCTCCTCTCGGCCGTAGAAGCGCCGTCCTGCCAGGACGAAAAGCCCGCCGTAGACGGCGGCGACGGAGGCCAGCCCCCAGCCGCCCATGCTCTCCCAGGCGTCGGCGACGAACCAGGACAGGGCCGCCAGGACGACGAGGGTTCCCAGGTAGTAGGCGAGGACGGAGAAGGTCGATCCCGACGTCGCCTCCCTCTCCTTCGACCGGGCCCGCAGAAAGGCCTCCAGCTCGTCCCGCCTCTCGGGGACGAGCAGTCCCCGAGAGAGGGCTTCGTCCACATCGCCGGAAGTTACCGAAAAAAACTCGTCATCGCCCATCTTCAGGCCTCCAGAGTCCGAATTTGTTCCGGCCCGCCGCACCGCGGGCCCCTTCGCCGCTCCTCCCGAATCGGAGGGGAAGCCCCGATTTCCTGCGCTGTCCCGTCGAGATAGGCTCAGGCCCCGACGGGATGGCGTTCGATGGCTTCGACCGAGAGGCGCCTCTCTCTCAAGGGACCGTTTCGACGATGGTAGGTCACTTAAAAGAGAGCGTCAATCGTCGAGCCCCGCCTCGTCGAGGTTTCCTGCAACCTAAGCGGAGAGGATCGTCTTATTATGGACAGGAGGTGCCGACCTTGAGCTACAATATGCGGAGAGCTTTTGTCTCCGCCCCCATCCTCGGCGAAAGGGTGATCCGCTTTTGGGCTCCCGTTTTCCTCCGTCCTCGGCCGACGACTCCTCGAAAAAGGAACGCAACCTTCTCGACGCCGTCCCCTTTCTCCCCCCAGGGAGCCCTTCCGCCGCAGGTCAAACAGGAAACTCCGACGACGGGACTTCGTTTTCGACGGAGCTGCAAGCCCTCCGGAAAGAAAAGGAACGACTCGAGGCGGCCCTCAAGGAGCCGCGCGATCTCGTCGACGCCGTCATGAATCACCTCCCCCTGGGCATCGCCATCAACTCCGTCGATCCTTCCGTCGACTTTCAGTACATGAACGACCGCTTTCCCGAAATCTACGGAACGACAAGGGAAACCCTCGAAAGCGGCGTCGATTTCTTCGACGCCGTCTATGAAGACGCCGCTTCCCGGCGGCGAATCAGAGATCGCGTCCTTCAGGACTGCCACGGAGGCGACGTCGAGCGCATGGTCTGGGAGAACATTCCCCTTTTTCGCGCCGGACGGGAATAGCGTTACATCTCGGCCCGCAACATTCCCCTTCCGTCCCGCGGGCTGATGATCTCCGTCGTCGCCGATGTGACGGAGAGCAAGAAGAGCGAGAGGGATCGCCGCTTTTTCATGGAACTTTTCGAGAACACCGATGACGTGGCCGTCATGAAAGACACCCAGCTCCGCTACGTGGGCGTCAATAGGGCCTGTCTTCAGCTTTTCGGCCTCGACGGCCCCGGCTCCGTCATCGGCAAAACCGACGAGGAACTTTTCCGGGGCCTGGCCACCCCCCAAGAGATCGCCGCCTTCAGCGACAATGACGGACAGGCGATGGCCCTTCCCCGCGGACAGAGCCTCGTCGTCGAAGAACAAATCACCGGGGCCGACGGCATCCAGACTTTCCTGACCCGCAAGTTCCCCATCTACGACGAAAAGGGAGAAAAGATCCTCGGCACGGGAACTCTCTCTTCGGAAATCAGCGACCGCAAGAGGATGGAGGAGGAACTCCGCCTCGCCCTCCGACGGGCCGACGAGCTCCGCAGCCAGGCCCAGGCCGCCACGGAGGCCAAGTCGGCCTTCCTGGCCGTGATGAGCCACGAGATCCGGACTCCCCTCAACGGAATCATCGGTTTTCTCGATCTGCTTTCCGAGACGGACCTGACCCCTCTCCAGAGGGACCATCTGAGCTACGCCGAGGCCTCGGCCCAGTCTCTTCTCGCTATCACCGGCAACGTTCTCGACATCTCCAAAATCGAGGCCGGAGCCCTCGAACTGGAATCCCTCACGACCGATCTGGCGGCAACGGTCCGACAGGCCCTGGCCATCGCCCACTACGGGGCCAGGGCCAAGGGAATCGAGCTTCGTCTGAAGATCGCCGACGACGTACCGCCCTACATCGTCACGGACCCGCTGCGGCTCCACCAGGTCCTCGTCAACCTCGTCGGCAACGGCGTCAAGTTCACCGAGAAGGGCTTCGTCGAAGTGGCCGTCACCTTCCAAGAAGACGGCGGTCGGGGGGCTTTTTCCTTTTCCGTCACAGATACGGGAATCGGCATAGGGACCGAACAGAAAAGGCGGCTTTTCAAGGCCTTTGCCCAGGGCGATTCCTCGACGGCACGACATTACGGAGGGACGGGGTTGGGCCTGGCCATCGCCGCCGGCATTCTGGAGAGGATGGGCAGCGCCCTCAAGCTCGAAAGCCGCCCGGGCGAGGGGAGCTGTTTCTCCTTCACCCTCGTCGCCGACGGGGCCTGCGGGGAACCGCCAGGAGAGGGGAAGGTCGCCCGAGAGGACCTGACCGTCATCGAGCGGGAACGGCCTCCGATCATCGTCATCGCCGACGACATCGAACCGAACCGCAGGCTTATCGGGGAGCTTCTCCGTACCCTCCTCCCCGGAGCCTCCCTTTTCGAGGCGGTCGACGGCCGAGAGGCTCTGGAGTTCTTCCTGAAGGAGAATCCCGACCTGATCGTCATGGATCTGAAAATGCCCCTCCTCGACGGCCTGGAGGCGGCCGATCTCATCCGACGGGAGGGAAACGCATCGGGGAGACGACGGACACCCATCGTGGCTGTCACCGCCGATACACAGGCCACAACCCGTCGGGAGAGCCTCGAGAGCGGCATCGATGCTTTTTTGACCAAACCCGTCGACGGCAGGGAACTGCGGCGTCTTCTGGAACGGTTCCTGGGAGAGCCCCGGGGGCTCCTGCTCTCTAAGGACTCGCACCGGAAGAGGGCCTCCGGCCCACCTGGCCTCACGATCCGCCTAGGACCACCTCTTCCCGGCACAGACCGGCACGAAGAGGATTCCGCTTGCTGAAAGGAGAGAATCGCCATGGACAACGTTCTTCTTCTCGGTTTCGGCGCCGCCGGCGCCACCTTCGCCTCCCAGTTTTCCGACTCGGGATTCCCTCTCCAGATCCTCTGCGACGTTGCGAGGAAGGAGCGCTACAGCTCGACTTCGACCGTCGTCAACGGCAGGAGATACGCCTTCTCTTTCGTCACCGCCGATGAGGTCGCCTCGCCGCCCGACGTGATCCTCGTCGCCGTCAAGGCCTACCACCTGCGATCCGTCCTGGAGACACTGAAGGCCGTCGTCGGCCCGGAGACGACGGTCCTCTCTCTTCTCAACGGCATCGACAGCGAGGAGATCCTCGGCGAGGCCCTGGGAACGGAGAAGATCCTTCCCGCCTTCATCACCCACATGGATTCGACGAAGGAGGGATCGAACCTCCGTTTCACCAGTCCGGCCCGGATCGTCTTCGGCGAACTCGACGGCAGAAGGACGGAGCGCGTCGAAGGACTCGAAAGGCTCTTCGAGAGGGCCGGCGTGTGGGCCCTTGCCGTCGACGACATCCGTCATCGCATGTGGGCCAAGTTCATGTTCAACGTGGGCATCAACCAGGTCGGAGCCCTTCTGAGGGCCCCCTACGGCACCTTCCAGAGCTGCCCCGAGGCGAGAGAGGCCCTCCTGTCAGCCATGAGGGAAGTACCTCCCCTTGCCGCCAGAAACGGCGTCGATCTTTCGACGAAGGACATCGACCTCTCTTTGGAAATGCTCGACACCCTGGCCCCGGAGGGAAAAAATTCCATGGTCCAGGACAGGGAGGCCGGAAGAAAGACGGAAGTCGACCTTTTCGCCGGAGAAGTCTGCCGGTTGGGAGAACGGTATGGCATCGCCACGCCCGTCAACCGGCTCGTCTT
The DNA window shown above is from Aminithiophilus ramosus and carries:
- a CDS encoding DUF2157 domain-containing protein → MGDDEFFSVTSGDVDEALSRGLLVPERRDELEAFLRARSKEREATSGSTFSVLAYYLGTLVVLAALSWFVADAWESMGGWGLASVAAVYGGLFVLAGRRFYGREETRVLGGLLFSLALCLTPLFAYGVQKATGLWTGTPPGEYDSFLHWVRSGWCVMELSTIAVALAVIRGVRFSFLAAPLSLALWYLTMDLSSLLKRDHRMTSLLFGLALMALAFLWDLRRKREDPEYGFWLHLVGAVAFWGGLSLLDGRTELRRFLYGSINLGLIALSAALDRSIYLILGGLGFFGYLGHLAWSVFEDVLYFPLVLVLFGLAVMACGLWYHRRRKALSLWIEGHLPPFLLRLREVRGDSAWK
- a CDS encoding PAS domain-containing hybrid sensor histidine kinase/response regulator codes for the protein MISVVADVTESKKSERDRRFFMELFENTDDVAVMKDTQLRYVGVNRACLQLFGLDGPGSVIGKTDEELFRGLATPQEIAAFSDNDGQAMALPRGQSLVVEEQITGADGIQTFLTRKFPIYDEKGEKILGTGTLSSEISDRKRMEEELRLALRRADELRSQAQAATEAKSAFLAVMSHEIRTPLNGIIGFLDLLSETDLTPLQRDHLSYAEASAQSLLAITGNVLDISKIEAGALELESLTTDLAATVRQALAIAHYGARAKGIELRLKIADDVPPYIVTDPLRLHQVLVNLVGNGVKFTEKGFVEVAVTFQEDGGRGAFSFSVTDTGIGIGTEQKRRLFKAFAQGDSSTARHYGGTGLGLAIAAGILERMGSALKLESRPGEGSCFSFTLVADGACGEPPGEGKVAREDLTVIERERPPIIVIADDIEPNRRLIGELLRTLLPGASLFEAVDGREALEFFLKENPDLIVMDLKMPLLDGLEAADLIRREGNASGRRRTPIVAVTADTQATTRRESLESGIDAFLTKPVDGRELRRLLERFLGEPRGLLLSKDSHRKRASGPPGLTIRLGPPLPGTDRHEEDSAC
- a CDS encoding ketopantoate reductase family protein, with product MDNVLLLGFGAAGATFASQFSDSGFPLQILCDVARKERYSSTSTVVNGRRYAFSFVTADEVASPPDVILVAVKAYHLRSVLETLKAVVGPETTVLSLLNGIDSEEILGEALGTEKILPAFITHMDSTKEGSNLRFTSPARIVFGELDGRRTERVEGLERLFERAGVWALAVDDIRHRMWAKFMFNVGINQVGALLRAPYGTFQSCPEAREALLSAMREVPPLAARNGVDLSTKDIDLSLEMLDTLAPEGKNSMVQDREAGRKTEVDLFAGEVCRLGERYGIATPVNRLVFQLIRALEWQERHAESE